From one Luteolibacter sp. SL250 genomic stretch:
- a CDS encoding phage protease, protein MKRLRFTHFLTAINSVAVDALNSVSGVWQELTLADGEKEIRYRLAPYGEHPVRMDGRKVMQVVDREAAQLMASNFKSLTGKLANFFQGIPVYEGHADDADWLRENPGHRAVAVGRIKEIEAGEDGIYVRTVFNSDGVKLLSGSAPSYSGHSPRWRMVPIPGRDLHFRPILLWSDALTNSPNMADNTIAMNSLQTGEVPPVDSSPVPDEGDPEKPTDTMKLTPEAMQALGFSPDATPTDAEISAAIVKLLSAKNTAEADKATSDNAVTAANSRTTHLETEIASIRGAAVNTVITAAIQDGRITEADKPRWVDALNTSFATESEKLGKLMPTISTRSHLPALDRTVPELAGSVDAINSAVAATAKAHGLNLQDRADYDKAHQLCRTEKPELFQRG, encoded by the coding sequence ATGAAACGCCTCCGATTCACTCATTTCCTCACCGCAATCAACTCCGTCGCCGTGGATGCCCTCAATTCCGTGTCGGGCGTGTGGCAGGAACTCACCCTCGCGGATGGCGAGAAGGAGATCCGCTATCGTCTGGCACCCTATGGTGAACATCCGGTCCGTATGGATGGCAGGAAGGTCATGCAGGTGGTGGACCGTGAGGCGGCCCAACTGATGGCCTCCAATTTCAAAAGCCTCACCGGCAAGCTGGCCAACTTCTTCCAGGGCATCCCGGTCTATGAAGGCCATGCCGACGATGCCGATTGGCTGCGGGAGAACCCTGGGCACCGCGCCGTGGCTGTGGGACGCATCAAGGAGATCGAAGCCGGTGAGGACGGCATCTATGTGCGCACCGTCTTTAATTCGGACGGCGTGAAGCTCCTCAGTGGATCCGCCCCATCCTACTCCGGCCACTCGCCCCGCTGGCGGATGGTCCCGATCCCGGGCCGCGACCTGCACTTCCGCCCGATCCTGCTGTGGAGCGACGCGCTCACCAACAGCCCGAACATGGCGGACAACACCATCGCCATGAATTCTCTCCAGACCGGCGAAGTGCCGCCGGTCGATTCCTCTCCCGTGCCCGATGAGGGCGATCCCGAGAAACCAACCGACACCATGAAACTGACACCAGAAGCCATGCAGGCTCTCGGGTTTTCACCCGACGCCACACCCACCGACGCTGAGATCAGCGCCGCCATCGTGAAACTCCTCAGCGCGAAGAACACCGCCGAGGCAGACAAGGCCACCTCCGACAATGCGGTGACCGCCGCCAACAGCCGGACCACCCACCTGGAAACCGAGATCGCCTCTATCCGTGGGGCCGCCGTGAACACGGTCATCACTGCCGCGATCCAGGACGGACGCATCACCGAAGCGGACAAACCGCGCTGGGTGGATGCCCTGAATACGTCCTTCGCCACGGAGTCCGAGAAGCTGGGCAAACTGATGCCGACCATCAGCACGCGCAGCCACCTCCCCGCCCTCGACCGTACCGTTCCGGAACTGGCCGGAAGTGTGGACGCGATCAACAGCGCCGTCGCCGCCACCGCGAAGGCCCACGGCCTGAACCTCCAGGACCGCGCCGACTACGACAAAGCCCACCAGCTCTGCCGCACCGAAAAGCCGGAGCTGTTCCAACGCGGCTGA
- a CDS encoding DUF935 family protein, translating to MMGTPRIVGPNGQPVSTERIRLEKQQRFNPLRNLTPDRVVSYLEAFSRGEIARAAWLMEWLELHDDTISTVAPKAKAAVSRYGYDVEIKPEVRANQKKLAEDQKGRCEEFFQNLVAEDAMEPEETGGMRLFVQQVMDAYGKRYGAHHIVWKPSRNGLSARLIKIPTWMFETTTGKMRFLESAYSLTGVDLETMGGRSAWFTAKGRGVMLASVIARMFKQIPLQDWLTYCDRHGMPAFLGETSAKKGDAGWMEMAQAIASIGSEYGAVVNSGDKIHVLDLKGGGDMPYEKLIDRMDRAIVMLWRGGDLSTISRSNAVGSNPQQEDADELDADNAAWVGETIDRQLTKRVVEYYYGLDAPCLVTIKLRTKTRQNVSEDIARAKAAKDLGIRLSKPWLISTLGVQEADADELAVGETSLPVAPGTPPAPATTTALNTATDTRTLLESSLAAALGVRPNVLAPIRPLLTDLASRVQDTGISDADFLQLVEDAAESFPELIDSAAVGDLAEQLRAGMGTAAVQGARDAIRDAKAKPN from the coding sequence ATGATGGGCACTCCGCGCATTGTCGGCCCGAATGGGCAGCCGGTTTCCACGGAGCGGATCCGCCTGGAAAAGCAGCAGCGATTCAACCCGCTGCGGAACCTGACACCGGACCGGGTGGTGAGCTACCTGGAGGCATTCTCCCGGGGCGAGATCGCACGGGCGGCGTGGCTGATGGAGTGGCTGGAGCTGCACGATGACACGATTTCCACCGTGGCCCCGAAGGCGAAGGCCGCCGTGTCCCGCTACGGCTACGACGTCGAGATCAAGCCGGAGGTCCGGGCCAACCAGAAGAAGCTGGCGGAAGACCAGAAGGGCCGCTGCGAGGAGTTCTTCCAGAACCTGGTGGCGGAGGATGCCATGGAGCCGGAGGAAACCGGCGGCATGCGCCTCTTCGTCCAGCAGGTGATGGATGCCTACGGGAAACGCTACGGTGCCCACCACATCGTGTGGAAGCCGTCCCGGAACGGACTGTCCGCCCGGCTGATCAAGATCCCGACATGGATGTTCGAGACGACCACGGGCAAGATGCGCTTCCTGGAGTCCGCTTATTCTCTGACCGGCGTGGATCTGGAGACGATGGGTGGACGCAGCGCCTGGTTCACGGCGAAGGGGCGCGGCGTGATGCTGGCGTCCGTCATCGCCAGGATGTTCAAGCAGATTCCCCTCCAGGACTGGCTGACCTATTGCGACCGCCACGGCATGCCCGCGTTCCTGGGCGAGACGTCCGCGAAGAAGGGTGACGCCGGATGGATGGAGATGGCGCAGGCCATCGCCAGCATCGGCAGCGAATACGGCGCGGTGGTCAACAGCGGCGACAAGATCCATGTGCTGGACCTGAAGGGCGGCGGCGACATGCCGTATGAAAAGCTGATCGACCGGATGGACCGGGCCATCGTCATGTTGTGGCGCGGTGGTGACCTCTCCACCATTTCCCGGTCGAACGCGGTGGGATCCAACCCACAGCAGGAGGACGCCGACGAACTGGACGCGGACAACGCGGCATGGGTGGGCGAAACCATCGACCGCCAGCTCACGAAGCGGGTGGTGGAATACTACTACGGTCTGGATGCGCCGTGCCTGGTCACCATCAAACTGCGGACGAAGACCCGCCAGAACGTCAGCGAGGATATCGCCCGGGCGAAGGCCGCGAAGGATCTGGGCATCCGCCTGTCGAAGCCTTGGTTGATCTCCACCCTGGGCGTCCAGGAAGCGGACGCTGATGAGCTGGCCGTGGGTGAAACCTCCCTGCCGGTTGCGCCTGGCACACCGCCCGCGCCTGCCACCACCACGGCACTCAACACAGCGACGGACACCCGGACGCTGCTGGAGTCTTCCCTCGCCGCCGCGCTGGGGGTGAGACCGAACGTGCTGGCCCCGATCCGCCCGCTTCTCACGGACCTTGCAAGCCGCGTGCAGGACACCGGCATCAGCGATGCCGACTTCCTGCAGCTGGTGGAGGACGCCGCCGAATCCTTTCCCGAACTCATCGACTCCGCCGCCGTGGGCGACCTCGCCGAGCAGCTCCGCGCCGGGATGGGCACCGCCGCCGTCCAGGGCGCGAGGGATGCCATCCGTGACGCCAAAGCCAAACCGAACTGA
- a CDS encoding S24 family peptidase gives MEEFSSILFRIRKELDLTQEEIASKLGVTGNYVSLLEGGKKEASDALKARLQALSTQVQEAAVENGKQRRIPLLGWAHAGSAGVYEETPFSWQKTIPTDCRDPKAFGLVLEGDSMIGQKGLSLHHGDVLVVQPSEQPYSGCIVVARFNNDGVICRQLEMNGSRLILAPLNERYPVSEHAPEEFAWIYPVFGSWTQLWNR, from the coding sequence ATGGAAGAATTTTCCTCCATCCTTTTCCGCATCAGGAAGGAATTGGATCTAACTCAGGAAGAAATCGCGTCCAAATTGGGTGTGACTGGCAATTACGTGAGCCTGCTGGAAGGCGGAAAGAAGGAAGCGAGCGATGCCCTAAAGGCGCGATTGCAGGCGCTTTCGACGCAAGTCCAGGAGGCCGCTGTCGAAAATGGCAAGCAGAGGCGCATACCCCTGTTGGGATGGGCGCATGCTGGGTCCGCCGGAGTGTATGAGGAGACGCCTTTCTCCTGGCAGAAAACGATTCCAACCGACTGCCGCGATCCGAAGGCGTTCGGCCTTGTGCTGGAGGGGGATTCGATGATCGGCCAGAAGGGGCTAAGTCTCCACCATGGCGATGTACTGGTGGTGCAGCCCAGCGAACAGCCCTACAGCGGGTGCATCGTGGTGGCGCGGTTCAACAACGATGGGGTGATCTGCCGTCAGTTAGAAATGAACGGATCCCGGCTCATCCTCGCACCACTGAATGAACGATACCCGGTGAGCGAACATGCTCCGGAGGAATTTGCATGGATCTACCCTGTGTTTGGAAGCTGGACGCAACTTTGGAACCGATGA
- a CDS encoding N-acetylmuramoyl-L-alanine amidase: MKADLLTTARWHITNRSGMPWSEDVTAELLDLINDKLGFPAPGTPEAELVPIAPLPKVDSSQHIALCLGHGRAGDEGNVGAGGVSEEDYNLPVIQLVAGWLREWGIRVSIYSLYKGNGYESAMRWLAQQMLTDGITGAVEFHFNAYDKKAKGHEVLHWKDSVRGVTLAKSILDALDQAYPNRVSRGLKPKSPKDRGALFLSLPHCPCALVEPFFGDNPAEWSQFDETGERALLAKVIAGGIRSWIRTQWKGSTP; encoded by the coding sequence ATGAAGGCCGATCTTCTCACCACCGCACGGTGGCACATCACGAACCGGAGCGGGATGCCCTGGTCTGAGGATGTGACCGCCGAGCTGCTGGACCTCATCAATGACAAGCTGGGCTTTCCTGCTCCCGGGACGCCTGAAGCGGAGCTGGTGCCGATCGCGCCGCTGCCGAAGGTTGATAGCTCACAGCACATCGCGCTGTGCCTGGGACATGGCCGGGCCGGTGATGAGGGCAATGTGGGTGCGGGTGGTGTGTCCGAGGAGGACTACAACCTGCCGGTGATCCAACTCGTCGCGGGTTGGCTGCGGGAGTGGGGCATCCGGGTTTCCATCTATTCGCTCTACAAGGGGAATGGCTACGAGTCCGCCATGCGGTGGCTCGCCCAGCAGATGCTGACGGACGGCATCACCGGTGCGGTCGAGTTCCATTTCAACGCCTACGACAAGAAGGCGAAGGGCCATGAGGTCCTGCACTGGAAGGACTCCGTCCGTGGGGTGACCCTGGCGAAGTCCATCCTGGATGCGCTGGACCAAGCCTATCCGAACCGTGTCTCCCGTGGCCTGAAGCCGAAGTCGCCTAAGGATCGCGGGGCCTTGTTCCTCTCCCTTCCCCACTGTCCTTGTGCGTTGGTGGAGCCGTTCTTCGGCGACAACCCGGCGGAGTGGTCACAGTTCGATGAGACGGGCGAGCGTGCCCTTCTGGCGAAGGTGATCGCAGGCGGGATCCGGAGCTGGATCAGAACCCAATGGAAAGGATCCACACCGTGA
- a CDS encoding helix-turn-helix transcriptional regulator, with product MPPTATTPVKGPQGEFSHRVKIRLLELGWSVTQLARRIGVNRNTVSRAIHHDLYQPTRRLIAAELNIPL from the coding sequence ATGCCCCCAACTGCTACGACTCCAGTCAAAGGACCACAAGGTGAATTTTCTCACCGAGTCAAAATTCGCCTCCTCGAACTCGGCTGGAGTGTGACCCAGCTCGCCCGCCGGATCGGGGTGAATCGGAACACCGTGTCCCGGGCCATCCACCACGACCTCTACCAACCCACCCGCCGCCTCATTGCCGCGGAACTCAACATCCCCCTGTGA